In Ornithinibacter aureus, the genomic stretch GGTGCTTGCTGCCGTCCGGTCGACCAGGCGTGTCTCTATAGGGGCCTTGCCAGTAACAGGGCACCATCACAGTCCTGACCGCCTGAGCCGACCGGACGACGGCTATCCGTTCCCAAGCAGTCAGGAGACGAACGACCGTGCCAAGCATGCCCTCAACCACGCCACCCGACTCCGCCGAGGTGGTGCTGGGTGTCGATACACACAAGGACGCCCACGTCGCCGCGGTCCTCACCACGTTGGGTGTCCTGCTGGCCACCAGCACGTTCCCGACCACCGCCGCGGGCTACCGTGAGCTGCTGGCGTGGGCCCGCGGGTTTGGGCCCCTGCACCGGGCCGGGGTCGAGTGCACCGGCTCCTACGGCGCCGCCCTGACGCGTTACCTGCGCGCTGAGAAGATCACCGTGATCGAGGTCAACCGCGGCGACCGCAGCGAGCGGCGCCGGCGTGGCAAGACCGACACCCTCGACGCCGAAACCGCGGCACGGGCGGTGCTGTCCGGGCGCGCCACCGCGATCGCCAAGGCCGGTGACGGGCAGGTCGAGATGCTGCGAATGTTCAAGCTGGCCAAGGCATCCGCGGTCAAGTCCCGTAGCCAGGCCATCAACCAGCTCAAGGCCGTCCTGGTCCGCGCCGACCCCGCCCTGCGCGAGTCAATGACAGGGCTGAGCAACCCCAAGCTGTTCCGCCGATGCGCCGAGCTGACCGTCTCGGCCGCCAGCGACTGCGCCACCGCGGCCGCGCTGACCCTGCGGCTCCTGGCCCGTCGCATCCTGACCCTGACCGACGAGATCAACGAGCTCGAAGACCAGATCACCACGGCCGTGCAGGCCCGCGCGCCGCGGCTGCTGCGCCGGTACGGCGTCGGACCGGACACCGCCGCCGCGCTGCTGCTCACCGCCGGGGACAACCCCGAACGCCTGCGCAGCGAAGGCTCCTTCGCCGCGCTCTGCGGGGTCAGCCCGATCCAGGCATCCTCGGGAAAGACCCATCGACGCCGACTGAACACAGGAGGCGACCGCCAAGCAAACTCCGCCCTCTACACGATCACCATCGCCTGCCTGCGCTGGGACACACGCACCCAGCAGTACGTCCACCGCCGCATCGCCGAAGGCAAGACCCGCCGCGAAGCGATCCGCTGCCTCAAGCGCTACATCAGCCGCGAGCTCTACCGCGACATCACCGCAACGCCGGACCCATCCTCACGAGCCAGCTCGGCCGCTTGACATCCATAGGGGCATCAAGCTCGCCCTGACCTACCGAGCCGGCGCGCTCCTCCGCGCCGTCCTCATCTGGCTTGACGCGTTAGGAGACACGCCCTAGTGGCGGTGCCCGGGTGGGCCAAGCCGACCCCGAGGCCTTGGCGGCCCTCCACGCCGAGCACGGGGCCACCCAGGGGTGCCGGGTCGACCGCACGGTGGAGTACCTCACCTGGCGCCTCGCGCCGGGGTTCGGGAAGGCCTACGAGTGGATCGTCGTCGGCGACGGCGACGGCCCCGACGCCATCGCGGTGTGGGGGCGCGACCTGGCGGCCGACCGGGCTGTGCTCACCGAGCTCGTCGGGAGCACTCCGCACGCCATGTCGGTGGCCCTGGCCGGTGTCATAGCACGCGCGGCCGAGGAGGGGCGCAGCGAACTGGTCGCCACGACCCACCACACCGCGGTCGACCCGCTGCTGCGCCGTGCGGGGTTCATCTCGCGCGGCGCGCTGCCCCTCATTGTCCGCAAGCTGACGACCCGCGTCATCCCGGGCAACGTCCACCGCCACGATGCGTGGGCGGTCTTCGGCAGCGACCTGGACACCTACTGACTCATGAGTCGCGCACTGCTGATCCCCACCCCCGACGGCTCCGG encodes the following:
- a CDS encoding IS110 family transposase; this translates as MPSTTPPDSAEVVLGVDTHKDAHVAAVLTTLGVLLATSTFPTTAAGYRELLAWARGFGPLHRAGVECTGSYGAALTRYLRAEKITVIEVNRGDRSERRRRGKTDTLDAETAARAVLSGRATAIAKAGDGQVEMLRMFKLAKASAVKSRSQAINQLKAVLVRADPALRESMTGLSNPKLFRRCAELTVSAASDCATAAALTLRLLARRILTLTDEINELEDQITTAVQARAPRLLRRYGVGPDTAAALLLTAGDNPERLRSEGSFAALCGVSPIQASSGKTHRRRLNTGGDRQANSALYTITIACLRWDTRTQQYVHRRIAEGKTRREAIRCLKRYISRELYRDITATPDPSSRASSAA